The Porites lutea chromosome 4, jaPorLute2.1, whole genome shotgun sequence genome contains a region encoding:
- the LOC140934970 gene encoding potassium voltage-gated channel protein Shal-like, with the protein MDKQAQKRRHASVVRTLIHFGKMRIKKKPRHEKHKSPRPGPLIRRILLNSAQVVATPSIMSLQRLNATNINRIVVNVGGTKYEIAKQNLEKFPDTLLGSDRKNYFYDKDRMEYFFDRDPVIFKSIAEFYRVGSFHVSSPSAICMEAILDELAFFGIPQHHVFDCCCEHIILGDEEQEKMKKQEEAVESCKHAKKQGLWTARERLWEFLTNTKSSKASAIFGYLFGAVVALNISAIVAETVPTKSGKKQGEVHLTIFFGIDSFCVAIFTVEYIARLYSAPNRFEFARDMSNIIDLLGIIPYYIGIVEHGVQSHNPVLGFFVTVFRTFRVFRVTKLARHSERFQNLILSVKGAATELGGILFSFLALMVTFSSMMYYFERKEKDTEFISIPAAFWYTLVTMTTLGYGDIVPSTLKGQLLGAACALMGVVLLSLPVPIIERQLNEFARKPKPKTDDTVARLAASLPLLTHDSCPKHNGYKRKTRLVRASDSRTTSMLVEADNSFDSTTDSSGTSFKSSFGSLHDINKVSEPLIEEQDFPDVNGNQNMSSRDARRRHKNWHGNGDVSTGVGDGIFTDSRDTSQYFPVCRQLTNSSSDEAVEEEKTPSESFGEDDEEKEMIPMKKLRHHRSFDPSKFLHVVAPRNCQSVGDRA; encoded by the exons ATGGACAAGCAAGCACAGAAGAGAAGGCACGCATCAGTGGTGCGAACATTAATTCACTTCGGCAAGATGAGGATTAAGAAGAAACCTCGACATGAGAAGCACAAATCTCCCAGGCCAGGACCACTGATAAGACGGATTCTACTTAATTCTGCTCAAGTAGTGGCCACGCCAAGCATCATGTCATTACAGAGGCTAAATGCTACAAATATTAACAGAATTGTTGTCAACGTTGGGGgaacaaaatatgaaattgCCAAGCAAAATTTGGAGAAGTTCCCAGATACGCTTCTCGGTAGCGACAGGAAAAATTACTTCTACGACAAAGACAGAATGGAATACTTTTTTGATCGCGATCCCGTGATTTTCAAGAGCATAGCTGAGTTTTATCGTGTCGGGTCATTTCACGTTTCATCTCCTTCAGCGATCTGCATGGAGGCAATTTTAGATGAGCTAGCCTTTTTTGGAATTCCTCAACACCACGTCTTCGATTGCTGCTGTGAGCATATTATCCTTGGAGACGAGGAgcaagagaaaatgaagaaacaagaagaagcTGTCGAAAGTTGCAAGCACGCCAAAAAGCAAGGTTTATGGACCGCTCGAGAGAGACTATGGGAATTTCTGACCAACACAAAGAGTTCAAAAGCATCAGCTATCTTCGGCTATTTATTTGGAGCGGTAGTTGCTCTCAATATCTCAGCAATCGTTGCGGAAACCGTGCCTACCAAGTCTGGCAAAAAGCAAGGTGAAGTACATCTCACCATCTTCTTCGGAATCGACTCTTTTTGTGTTGCCATTTTTACTGTGGAGTACATAGCACGCCTATACTCAGCTCCAAATAGATTTGAATTCGCACGCGACATGTCAAATATCATCGACCTGCTTGGAATAATTCCCTACTACATTGGGATAGTAGAGCATGGCGTCCAATCTCACAATCCTGTGTTGGGCTTTTTTGTGACTGTATTTCGTACTTTCAGAGTTTTTCGCGTCACAAAATTGGCTAGGCATTCGGAAAGGTTCCAAAACTTGATATTGTCTGTTAAAGGAGCAGCGACAGAGCTTGGTGGAATTCTGTTTTCATTTCTTGCCTTGATGGTGACTTTCTCGTCCATGATGTATTATTttgaacgaaaagaaaaagatactGAATTTATAAGCATTCCAGCAGCTTTTTGGTACACCTTGGTTACCATGACAACCCTTGG CTATGGGGATATTGTTCCAAGCACACTCAAGGGACAGCTACTCGGCGCCGCGTGTGCTTTGATGGGTGTAGTGCTGCTGTCGTTGCCTGTGCCAATTATTGAGAGACAG CTGAATGAATTCGCACGGAAGCCCAAGCCTAAAACAGACGATACTGTAGCAAGATTAGCTGCATCTCTTCCTCTTCTGACTCATGATTCGTGCCCGAAACACAACGGGTACAAGAGAAAAACACGACTTGTGCGCGCATCAGACTCACGAACAACATCCATGCTCGTAGAGGCTGACAACTCGTTTGACAGCACGACAGATAGCAGCGGCACAAGttttaaaagtagttttggGAGTCTCCATGACATAAATAAAGTTAGCGAACCTTTAATTGAAGAACAGGATTTCCCGGACGTGAACGGAAATCAAAATATGTCAAGCAGAGACGCACGACGCAGACATAAGAATTGGCATGGTAACGGTGATGTATCGACAGGAGTGGGAGATGGTATTTTTACAGACTCTCGAGACACTTCGCAGTATTTTCCAGTATGTCGCCAGTTGACAAACTCAAGCAGTGACGAAGCTGTGGAGGAGGAGAAAACGCCATCTGAATCTTTCGGTGAAGACGACGAGGAGAAAGAAATGATTCCGATGAAAAAACTGAGACATCACCGGTCATTTGACCCGAGCAAATTTCTTCACGTTGTGGCGCCGCGTAACTGCCAAAGCGTTGGAGATCGGGCATGA
- the LOC140934118 gene encoding uncharacterized protein encodes MESRTWQTKFLSLLYVCSSLILSGNAHRTVRRQLYLGAPDDLPPDPISGIPAPIVLPSGVVPDAGAIPPAGAIAPSPLIAPAPAILPANAITEENRATPVDKEKAKRFELPFTSDPMPQQWNDGLSQGALFGQGQLPDEQSAFSLSPNQMLSDDSSFTGQNKVISSSPEQLNVQNEMLGDVTNRNELGTNSLSIPQGQYNSAVPQSSEKVEFYEPNETGSPETPPYLDSPYTDTGPSKEDLQKIEPLLESEKFLTNAIIKDTWREDSALSSSRQAVSESLTAAHQLANEDWKNKPIILEKAKQKAKSDDNENENNVLLDEARPGGMLKQELVPSSVLKEKRPLVLNYGKSNSLLHEAQPISMHHQESPLRPMTKVENNSTSFLTKMQGTKSKGISSLKNSTRMYNHSLSELSSSRASVVLQRESIKKNVSEPHSDSHDDWFTNVKIAKSHNISLGTSTAESPRNGQLSRKMYTAADYLKTLYPQLSLFKAPLKNVKVNTSLLSLVLSSLLHGNATLRKLLYESPKLVTKDALGKAKTIGLRPSKDTSDLQRKASQELLKSLMKADFMLGERSVIKQNRKAQGDIASSKLPLRRSKKVSKKESTEGFLTESGAKLLPAHIFSPLGSAFKDLLEHSSTPAPKTSLTTTPNPMDVPQPPTSSPLIVPTQEGRIVPVTESHVRKEPTTVPVLVPTQSGMIATPRSSSNERDSKGSFPSEVFMPSIMSTKANHFLEKSGSISDQTSPVKNIFPTEAPLLPTQTGFVQSRKQKNVFWTGPPENNSERNNIKTNIHEQRLYSYESPRSKTVRPKTLVSHFRRKPIQWINSLRNGAPNTVSSQMVGSRPVHSRKRRQLLVPVPFMQNNNNLQQFAGQTLLPGQMDGQVLLPNMPQLPQLQQPVQQFLPTQPLQEFVPQIVQSPQAMSPISLLGQPDTRSQFPLLQTMNQIPQTLFSPQQNQGLGLPLGPSPEPLDQLSKSIGVTPLQHVLPEQNVERMLGNRRSDVRSIGPASLSPITVNIPMTAPRKIPSFLTASQVYKDFEDVNSRSHLSDDIFGSQMSRGDVPRNDFGLDEDLPDEPRYDKFAYENDKKMWGLDNFSEDDDEANMFGARPRKHRKLHYTSADEIGDDSLAQSDDSDESQSFTNLRYSSTAGRRFHRPRSHHRHHWINENDLTRVNGKGIIGHNEGEDEELSEDGFHAADETTENASKEDTYESPPKYKHPSKTHRPSVDEDNMGSEQVEKISSDDVRESDESKESATTSQSESRESDETQTESESQSDLPEDSSQDTQSERTSSEDRSDKNEELKDGLEESVREESPTVISSPKPGHSSTTLREEILKKLSHSAIMHLNFDTTPSKPGKIVVQDESGNKNDAGLANGAEISNRTMGSCGRVAILKHGEVMYKADHFSRKPTKAASIALWLKSRKPGLVRWFDVGEDGARSLARGSRAKHSGGKLVKVPKNQWIHLAGTFDSKDGIARVYVNGKLISETVGKKNQGLPDDFTATGIGEKFGDKFISFLDDVYMFDRVISAAEVKALYRKCEFNRMVLHFGFQKVNTTTRQVMDQSGLDNNATFDSGAHIMNSGCDKCGACLDASNDNMPGVYLDGKKFHHKPASAISIASWISLNQTKGRHSIFQAVSNKNDEWHDIYNLDVINGKLFWRHKNENSDVTFNVRTDDFVIPEGLWSHVTATYSSETGDAKIYVNGLLKATVNNGKKPKLNIAWGRVSIGGHLPDAKNFAGLLDEFFIYNWALDPSEVRFVLKYCADKPKLVSFTVRVPLFKRQKVQKTPQALKYL; translated from the exons ATGGAGAGCCGAACTTGGCAAACAAAATTCCTTAGTTTACTGTACGTCTGTAGCTCTTTAATTCTCTCAGGAAATGCTCATCGTACAG TTAGGCGTCAGTTGTACTTAGGTGCTCCCGATGATCTGCCTCCAGATCCCATCAGTGGTATCCCAGCACCCATTGTTTTACCATCCGGGGTAGTGCCTGACGCCGGAGCAATACCACCCGCAGGGGCCATCGCACCATCTCCTCTCATCGCCCCTGCACCTGCCATACTACCAGCCAATGCTATAACAGAAGAAAACAGAGCCACTCCAGTGGATAAAG AGAAAGCAAAAAGATTCGAGCTTCCTTTCACGTCAGACCCTATGCCTCAACAATGGAATGACGGATTATCACAGGGTGCTTTGTTTGGTCAAGGCCAATTGCCAGACGAGCAAAGTGCCTTTTCCCTTAGTCCAAACCAAATGTTGTCTGATGATTCAAGCTTTACTGGACAAAACAAGGTTATTTCATCATCACCAGAGCAGCTTAATGTTCAAAACGAAATGTTGGGTGATGTAACAAATCGGAATGAACTGGGCACTAACAGCTTGTCAATCCCGCAAGGGCAGTATAACTCAGCCGTTCCGCAATCTAGTGAAAAAGTAGAATTCTATGAACCAAACGAAACAGGAAGTCCCGAAACGCCACCGTACTTGGATTCTCCGTACACAGATACAGGCCCATCTAAAGAAGATCTCCAAAAAATTGAACCACTCTTGGAAAGCGAAAAGTTTTTGACAAATGCAATAATTAAAGACACTTGGCGAGAAG ATAGCGCACTCTCTTCTTCAAGACAGGCTGTTTCAGAAAGTTTAACGGCTGCTCACCAACTGGCAAACGAAGACTGGAAGAACAAACCGATTATCCTCGAGAAAGCTAAGCAGAAAGCCAAAAGCGACGACAACGAAAACGAGAATAATGTTTTACTGGACGAAGCTCGTCCAGGCGGAATGCTTAAACAAGAATTAGTGCCTTCttctgttttgaaagaaaagcgaCCACTAGTACTTAACTATGGCAAAAGCAACAGTCTTCTGCACGAAGCGCAGCCAATAAGTATGCATCACCAGGAATCGCCATTGAGGCCAATGACGAAAGTGGAGAATAATTCTACATCCTTCCTGACGAAAATGCAAGGAACTAAATCTAAGGGAATTtcttcattaaaaaattcaacCAGGATGTACAATCACAGTTTATCAGAGTTATCATCCAGTAGAGCATCAGTGGTATTACAAAGGGAATCGATAAAGAAAAATGTCTCGGAACCTCATTCTGATTCTCACGACGATTGGTTTACCAATGTgaagatagcaaaatctcatAACATTTCTTTGGGAACTAGCACAGCGGAAAGTCCAAGAAATGGTCAGTTATCACGGAAAATGTACACTGCAGCGGattatttaaaaacactttaTCCGCAGCTATCTCTGTTTAAGGCGCCACTCAAAAACGTCAAGGTCAATACATCGTTGTTGTCGCTGGTCCTTTCTTCCCTTCTTCATGGCAATGCTACATTACGTAAACTCTTATACGAGTCCCCAAAACTGGTCACCAAAGATGCACTTGGAAAAGcgaaaacaataggtttgaGGCCTAGTAAAGACACTTCAGATTTACAGAGAAAAGCCTCACAGGAACTTTTAAAATCTTTAATGAAAGCAGATTTCATGCTTGGGGAGAGATCAGTAATAAAGCAAAATCGAAAAGCTCAGGGTGACATTGCATCATCCAAATTGCCTCTGAGAAGATCAAAAAAGGTATCAAAAAAAGAATCAACTGAGGGATTTTTAACAGAATCTGGGGCTAAACTTTTACCAGCCCATATTTTCTCGCCCCTCGGAAGTGCGTTCAAGGACCTTCTGGAACATTCATCCACACCGGCCCCGAAGACGAGCCTTACGACTACGCCTAACCCTATGGATGTGCCACAACCACCGACAAGCTCCCCTCTAATTGTTCCAACTCAGGAGGGCCGAATTGTACCGGTTACAGAAAGTCATGTCAGAAAAGAACCTACCACTGTACCGGTTCTTGTTCCAACACAATCTGGAATGATTGCCACTCCTCGAAGCAGCTCCAACGAAAGGGATAGCAAGGGATCTTTTCCCTCGGAGGTTTTTATGCCTTCAATAATGTCCACCAAAGCCAATCACtttttagaaaaatctggtTCTATTTCAGATCAGACATCACCAGTTAAGAACATTTTTCCAACTGAAGCGCCTCTTTTGCCAACGCAGACGGGATTTGTGCAATCAAGAAAGCAGAAGAACGTTTTTTGGACAGGACCCCCTGAGAACAATTCGGAGAgaaacaatataaaaactaacATTCACGAACAGAGGCTGTACTCATATGAATCACCCAGATCTAAAACGGTCCGACCAAAAACTTTAGTTTCTCACTTCCGAAGGAAACCAATTCAGTGGATCAATTCTCTTAGGAATGGTGCGCCCAATACAGTTAGCAGCCAAATGGTAGGGTCAAGGCCGGTGCATTCTAGAAAAAGAAGACAACTGCTTGTTCCAGTACCATttatgcaaaacaacaacaatctacAGCAGTTTGCCGGGCAGACGCTGCTTCCTGGTCAAATGGATGGACAAGTGCTCCTTCCCAACATGCCACAATTGCCACAGTTACAGCAGCCCGTCCAGCAGTTTTTACCCACACAGCCGCTCCAGGAATTTGTACCACAGATCGTTCAGTCACCTCAAGCGATGAGCCCCATATCACTGCTGGGGCAGCCAG aTACACGATCCCAGTTCCCTCTTCTGCAAACAATGAACCAGATCCCACAGACTCTATTCTCTCCTCAGCAAAACCAAGGTCTCGGATTACCACTAGGTCCCTCGCCCGAACCGTTGGATCAGCTCAGCAAAAGCATTGGAGTCACTCCACTCCAACATGTCTTGCCAGAACAAAATGTCGAACGTATGCTCGGTAATCGGCGGAGCGACGTAAGGTCCATTGGTCCAGCAAGTTTATCGCCAATAACGGTCAACATACCCATGACAGCTCCTAGGAAGATTCCCAGTTTTCTTACGGCGAGCCAAGTGTACAAAGATTTCGAGGACGTGAATTCCAGGTCGCATTTGTCAGATGACATTTTTGGGAGCCAAA TGTCACGAGGAGATGTTCCCAGAAATGATTTTGGCCTAGATGAGGACTTACCAGATGAGCCAAGATATGACAAGTTTGCTTACGAGAATGACAAGAAAATGTGGGGGTTAGACAACTTCTCCGAGGACGATGACGAAGCCAACATGTTTGGAGCTAGACCGAGAAAGCACAGAAAACTTCATTACACTTCAG CAGATGAGATAGGTGATGACTCCCTTGCCCAGTCAGATGATTCAGATGAATCTCAGTCGTTCACCAACTTAAGATACAGCAGCACCGCGGGAAGACGTTTTCATCGCCCTAGAAGTCACCACAGGCATCACTGGATCAATGAAAATGACTTGACACGAGTGAACGGAAAAGGAATCATTGGACACAATGAGGGAGAAGATGAAGAGCTATCTGAGGATGGATTTCACGCAGCAG ATGAGACGACTGAAAACGCGTCTAAGGAAGATACCTACGAATCACCTCCAAAATATAAACATCCATCAAAGACCCACCGACCAAGTGTGGACGAGGATAATATGGGATCTGAGCAAGTAGAGAAAATTTCATCTGATGACGTCAGAGAGAGCGACGAATCTAAGGAAAGCGCTACAAcaagccaatcagaatcaagaGAATCAGATGAAACGCAAACAGAATCTGAATCACAGTCAGACTTGCCAGAGGATAGCTCACAGGATACCCAGTCAGAAAGAACTTCTTCAGAGGACAGGAGTGACAAAAATGAGGAACTCAAAGATGGATTAGAAG AATCAGTGAGAGAGGAATCGCCGACTGTTATCTCTTCACCAAAGCCCG GGCACAGTTCGACGACACTAAGAGAAGAAATTCTCAAGAAGCTAT CTCATAGTGCTATAATGCATCTCAACTTTGATACAACGCCTTCTAAGCCTGGAAAAATTGTTGTACAAGACGAATCAGGCAACAAAAATGACGCAGGTCTTGCCAATGGAGCTGAGATTTCAAATCGGACAATGG GCTCGTGCGGACGAGTTGCTATCCTCAAACACGGCGAAGTGATGTACAAAGCGGATCATTTTAGCAGGAAACCCACAAAAGCTGCTTCTATCGCTCTGTGGTTAAAATCCCGCAAGCCGGGTCTTGTTCGCTGGTTTGACGTCGGCGAAGACGGCGCTAGATCACTCGCTAGAGGGTCTCGCGCGAAACACAGCGGCGGAAAACTGGTGAAAGTGCCCAAGAATCAGTGGATTCATTTGGCGGGAACGTTTGATTCAAAAGATGGTATTGCGCGCGTTTATGTGAATGGCAAGCTTATTTCTGAGACAGTTGGCAAGAAGAACCAAGGACTACCAGACGATTTTACGGCCACTGGAATCGGAGAAAAATTTGGCGATAAGTTCATCTCGTTCTTGGATGACGTTTATATGTTCGATCGCGTTATTTCTGCGGCAGAAGTCAAAGCACTTTATAGAAAGTGCGAGTTTAACAGAATGGTCCTCCATTTTGGATTCCAAAAAGTTAACACAACCACTCGCCAAGTCATGGACCAGTCGGGCCTCGATAATAATGCTACTTTCGATTCAG GAGCACACATCATGAACAGCGGTTGTGACAAATGCGGTGCATGCCTAGACGCATCAAACGATAACATGCCAGGCGTGTATCTTGATGGTAAAAAGTTTCATCATAAACCAGCTTCAGCGATATCAATAGCCTCTTGGATCAGCTTAAACCAAACAAAAGGACGACATTCCATCTTTCAAGCGGTCAGTAACAAAAATGATGAGTGGCACGACATTTACAACTTGGACGTAATCAATGGAAAGTTGTTTTGGCGACACAAGAATGAGAATAGTGACGTCACCTTTAACGTCAGGACCGACGATTTCGTCATACCTGAAGGCCTTTGGAGTCACGTGACTGCTACGTACAGCTCCGAAACCGGAGATGCTAAGATATATGTGAATGGTCTTTTGAAAGCAACGGTTAACAATGGGAAGAAACCAAAGCTTAATATAGCCTGGGGTCGAGTGTCGATAGGAGGGCATTTACCAGACGCAAAAAATTTTGCTGGACTTTTAGACGAGTTTTTCATATACAATTGGGCGCTGGATCCCTCGGAAGTGCGGTTTGTGTTGAAATACTGTGCTGACAAACCAAAATTGGTTTCGTTTACGGTGCGGGTACCATTGTTTAAAAGGCAGAAAGTGCAGAAAACTCCTCAAGCcctaaaatatttataa